In a single window of the Frondihabitans peucedani genome:
- a CDS encoding GntR family transcriptional regulator: protein MESKPASVLKALRAEIIAGTIARGTRLKEDAIAEQFGVSRVPVREALRQLETEGFVVAEKFKGVTVADSSSEAVIELMQIRRGLEVLAAELAAGRRGGDSADLLRAVANDQRSDQEVEAETPRFSFHRLVATASGNSHLDTMIERLIHQTAWAFERVTQEEVASSGADHAAVANAILRGSGVQAGLLMDEHLRRDEALYRALDA, encoded by the coding sequence GTGGAGTCCAAACCCGCATCCGTCTTGAAGGCCCTCCGTGCGGAGATTATCGCCGGCACCATCGCGCGCGGGACTCGCCTCAAAGAGGATGCCATCGCCGAGCAGTTTGGTGTCTCGCGAGTACCTGTCCGCGAAGCGCTTCGGCAACTCGAGACCGAGGGCTTCGTCGTCGCCGAGAAGTTCAAGGGCGTCACCGTCGCGGACTCGTCCTCGGAGGCGGTGATCGAGCTCATGCAGATCCGGCGTGGGCTCGAAGTGCTGGCGGCCGAGTTGGCGGCAGGACGCCGGGGCGGCGACAGCGCCGACCTCTTGCGTGCTGTCGCGAACGATCAGCGCTCCGACCAGGAGGTCGAAGCGGAGACGCCCCGGTTCTCCTTCCACCGGCTTGTCGCGACCGCATCAGGCAACAGCCACCTGGACACCATGATCGAACGACTCATCCACCAGACGGCGTGGGCGTTCGAGCGCGTGACCCAGGAAGAGGTCGCCTCGAGCGGGGCAGACCACGCGGCTGTCGCCAACGCCATCCTGCGAGGCTCGGGTGTCCAGGCAGGTCTTCTCATGGACGAGCACCTGCGGCGCGACGAGGCGCTGTACCGCGCACTCGACGCTTGA